One part of the Sneathia vaginalis genome encodes these proteins:
- a CDS encoding alpha/beta hydrolase, whose amino-acid sequence MIKKIFLIIFLNFTLLSCSILKITDILINNVITNKEKVIDIYDTVDKLINTVDYKPGYSINAYKFRNTVFYRYRKKDSKNALVYVHGGAFRVEYIKSAYFKFNERILENTKNSNYEILLVDYKGKKYPSQSIEVNNVVDYALNHYDKIVIMGDSSGGNLILSTLLKRRDENKPLIDGIVLLSPFTDLSNKVKSRVNKFDDDILFGVSWHPRYLNNNPYVSEVKDLTNPYVSPVYGDYYNFPKTLIHYGANEILSDDSILVYNNMIKNRVDARIKGYKNMQHNFQLFNIFKETNDSINKISRFLEEIYNDKRVDDK is encoded by the coding sequence GTGATAAAGAAAATATTTTTAATAATTTTCCTAAATTTTACCCTGTTATCTTGTTCAATATTAAAGATTACAGATATATTAATTAATAATGTCATAACCAATAAAGAAAAAGTTATAGATATATATGATACAGTTGATAAATTAATAAATACAGTAGACTATAAGCCAGGGTATAGTATAAATGCATACAAATTTAGAAATACCGTCTTTTATAGATACAGAAAAAAAGACAGCAAAAATGCACTAGTTTATGTACATGGTGGAGCTTTTAGAGTTGAGTATATAAAGTCAGCATATTTTAAATTTAATGAAAGAATACTAGAAAATACAAAAAATAGCAATTATGAGATTCTACTTGTAGACTATAAGGGTAAAAAATATCCTAGCCAATCAATAGAAGTTAATAATGTCGTAGACTATGCACTAAATCATTATGATAAAATAGTAATAATGGGAGATAGTTCAGGAGGGAATTTAATACTATCAACACTTTTGAAAAGAAGAGATGAGAATAAACCTTTAATAGATGGTATAGTTCTTTTATCACCATTTACAGATTTGAGTAACAAGGTAAAAAGTAGGGTTAATAAATTTGATGATGATATCTTATTCGGTGTAAGTTGGCATCCAAGATATTTAAATAATAATCCATATGTAAGTGAAGTTAAAGATTTAACAAATCCATATGTTTCCCCAGTATATGGTGATTACTATAACTTCCCTAAAACATTAATACATTATGGTGCAAATGAAATATTGAGTGATGATTCAATATTAGTGTATAATAATATGATAAAAAATAGGGTAGATGCAAGGATAAAAGGGTATAAGAATATGCAACATAATTTCCAATTATTTAATATATTTAAAGAAACAAATGATTCGATAAATAAGATTTCAAGATTCTTGGAGGAAATATATAATGATAAAAGAGTTGACGATAAATAA
- the adhE gene encoding bifunctional acetaldehyde-CoA/alcohol dehydrogenase: MVNDIQSLRELMSRVRKAQEIYSTFDQEKVDKIFRKVAQKINDERITLAKLAHDETGMGVVEDKVIKNHFASEYIYNKYKDEKTCGVLEEDKAYGIKKIATPIGVIAGVIPTTNPTSTVAFKVLLALKTRNAIIISPHPRAKNATIYTAKIALEVAKEYGAPDDIIGWIDEPSLELSKELMAESDLILATGGPGMVKSAYSSGTPAIGVGSGNTPVIIDETCDIKMTVNYILLSKTFDNGVICASEQSLIVDKNIYDRVKSEFQLRGAYFLTDEEKNKLRKTLFKNGVAGALNPEIVGKSAYAIAKLAGFEVPKLAKVLIAEIEKATFDEELAHEKLSPILGMYKSEGFDESIEKAAALIELGGLGHTSVMYVNPAEKEKIEVFGRRMKTGRTLINMPASLGAIGDVFNFKLEPSLTLGCGSWGGNSVSENVGVKHLLNIKTIAERRENMLWFKVPEKIYFKYGCLPQALEELKGEHKKAMIVTDKTLAELGYANHITTVLEKIGIDYRIFSEVGVDPTLSCTREGAKLAREYQPDVIIALGGGSAMDAAKIMWVLYEYPDIRFKDLAMRFMDIRKRIFAFPKMGIKAKFIAIATSAGTGSEVTPFSVITDDETGIKYPLADYELTPDVAINDPELMLTMPRGLTVASGVDALTHAIESYVSIMATEYTKPYSLEAIKLVFQYLPESVALGVKAVKAKEKMSNASCIAGMAFANAFLGIVHSLSHKLGGQFHIPHGICNGMLLTEVIKYNATDAPVKMGVFPQYRYPDTKNRYAKIADFLGLGGETREEKVEKLIKHIEELKERVGVPKTIRDWGVPEKDFLEHVDQMALEAFDDQCTPANPRYPLISELKEIYLRAYYGAEEYEKMYDMTNAHEKKETKKKK; encoded by the coding sequence ATGGTTAATGATATTCAAAGTTTGAGAGAACTTATGAGTAGAGTTAGAAAAGCTCAAGAAATATATTCAACATTTGATCAAGAAAAAGTTGATAAGATTTTCAGAAAAGTAGCTCAAAAAATTAATGATGAAAGAATAACTTTAGCAAAACTTGCACATGATGAAACAGGAATGGGAGTTGTAGAAGATAAGGTTATAAAAAATCATTTCGCATCAGAATACATCTATAACAAATACAAGGATGAAAAAACTTGTGGAGTTTTAGAAGAAGATAAAGCATATGGTATTAAGAAAATTGCAACACCTATAGGAGTAATTGCAGGGGTTATACCTACAACAAATCCAACATCAACAGTAGCATTTAAAGTATTATTAGCACTTAAAACAAGAAATGCTATAATAATATCGCCACACCCAAGAGCAAAAAATGCAACTATATACACAGCTAAAATAGCATTAGAAGTTGCTAAAGAATATGGAGCTCCAGATGATATTATTGGATGGATAGATGAACCTAGTCTAGAATTATCTAAAGAATTAATGGCAGAATCAGACTTAATTTTAGCTACAGGTGGTCCTGGAATGGTTAAGAGTGCTTATTCATCAGGTACACCAGCTATAGGAGTTGGATCTGGAAATACACCAGTAATAATAGACGAAACTTGTGATATAAAGATGACAGTAAACTACATCCTATTATCTAAGACATTTGATAATGGTGTAATATGTGCATCTGAACAATCATTAATAGTAGATAAGAATATATATGACAGAGTTAAGAGTGAATTCCAATTAAGAGGAGCATACTTCTTAACTGATGAAGAAAAAAATAAATTAAGAAAGACATTATTTAAAAATGGTGTAGCAGGAGCATTAAACCCAGAAATAGTTGGTAAGAGTGCATATGCAATTGCAAAATTAGCAGGATTCGAAGTTCCTAAATTAGCTAAGGTATTAATTGCAGAAATAGAAAAAGCAACATTCGATGAAGAATTAGCACATGAAAAATTATCACCAATTTTAGGTATGTATAAATCAGAAGGATTCGATGAATCAATAGAAAAAGCAGCAGCTTTAATTGAATTAGGTGGATTAGGACATACATCAGTTATGTATGTAAACCCAGCTGAAAAAGAAAAGATTGAAGTATTCGGAAGAAGAATGAAAACTGGAAGAACATTAATAAATATGCCAGCATCTCTTGGAGCAATAGGAGACGTATTTAACTTTAAATTAGAACCATCGTTGACATTAGGTTGTGGATCATGGGGTGGAAACTCTGTATCAGAAAACGTTGGAGTTAAGCACTTATTAAATATTAAAACTATTGCAGAAAGAAGGGAAAATATGCTTTGGTTCAAAGTTCCAGAAAAGATTTACTTTAAATATGGATGTTTACCTCAAGCACTAGAAGAATTAAAAGGTGAACATAAAAAAGCAATGATAGTTACAGACAAGACTTTAGCTGAACTAGGTTATGCAAACCATATTACAACTGTTTTAGAAAAAATAGGAATAGATTACAGAATATTCTCTGAAGTTGGTGTAGATCCTACTTTAAGTTGTACAAGAGAAGGAGCTAAATTAGCAAGAGAATACCAACCAGATGTAATTATTGCATTAGGTGGAGGTTCTGCAATGGACGCTGCTAAGATTATGTGGGTACTTTATGAATATCCAGATATTAGATTTAAAGATCTTGCAATGAGATTTATGGATATAAGAAAGAGAATATTTGCATTCCCTAAGATGGGTATAAAGGCTAAATTCATAGCTATAGCAACATCAGCTGGTACAGGATCTGAAGTAACACCATTCTCAGTTATAACTGACGATGAAACTGGAATAAAATATCCATTAGCTGACTATGAATTAACACCAGATGTAGCAATAAATGACCCAGAATTAATGTTAACAATGCCAAGAGGATTAACAGTAGCTTCAGGTGTTGACGCATTAACTCACGCAATTGAATCATATGTATCAATAATGGCTACTGAATATACTAAACCATATTCATTAGAAGCTATTAAATTAGTATTCCAATACTTACCAGAATCAGTTGCATTAGGAGTAAAAGCTGTTAAGGCTAAAGAAAAGATGTCTAACGCTTCATGTATAGCAGGTATGGCATTTGCTAATGCATTCCTAGGTATAGTTCACTCATTATCACATAAATTAGGTGGACAATTCCACATACCTCATGGTATCTGTAATGGTATGCTATTAACAGAAGTAATTAAGTACAATGCTACTGATGCTCCAGTTAAGATGGGAGTATTCCCTCAATACAGATATCCAGATACTAAGAATAGATATGCAAAAATAGCTGATTTCTTAGGATTAGGTGGAGAAACTAGAGAAGAAAAAGTAGAAAAATTAATTAAACACATAGAAGAATTAAAAGAAAGAGTTGGAGTACCTAAGACAATTAGAGACTGGGGAGTACCTGAAAAAGACTTCTTAGAACATGTTGACCAAATGGCATTAGAAGCATTTGATGACCAATGTACACCAGCAAACCCTAGATACCCACTAATTTCTGAATTAAAAGAAATTTATCTAAGAGCTTACTATGGTGCAGAAGAATATGAAAAAATGTATGATATGACTAATGCACACGAAAAGAAAGAAACAAAAAAGAAAAAATAA
- a CDS encoding alpha/beta hydrolase: MKRIKMLLVLLLLSSCTSLTIKSLDILSNDIVQDKDQFLKNILYAYSLIETIDKKYGYTLVPYKYKDTLFFNYKKKDSKNVLVYVHGGAFYIRTVNSFYYTMNEKILENCPKDYEIILLDYKGLKYPEQNKELENVLDYVQKRYDRIVLMGDSSGGNLILSQILKRRDEHKKLPDGLVLLSPWTDLTNTVKSRKDNFTKDVLFGKTYPKLLLNNPYIEDVKDKTNPYISPVYGDYHNFPKTLIQCGSTELLLDDSRIVYENMKKNKVDAKLEIYDNMVHVFQLFGIFDRTDEALKNVSKFLGGIYK, encoded by the coding sequence ATGAAAAGAATTAAAATGCTTTTAGTGCTATTACTTTTATCATCATGTACAAGTTTGACTATAAAGTCACTGGATATATTAAGTAATGATATAGTCCAAGATAAGGATCAATTTTTGAAAAATATATTGTATGCATATAGCTTAATTGAAACAATAGATAAAAAGTATGGCTATACACTAGTGCCGTATAAGTATAAAGATACACTATTTTTTAACTACAAGAAAAAGGATAGTAAAAATGTTTTAGTTTATGTACACGGAGGAGCATTTTACATTAGAACGGTAAATAGTTTTTACTATACAATGAATGAAAAGATTTTAGAAAATTGTCCAAAGGATTATGAAATAATATTGTTGGACTATAAGGGATTAAAATATCCTGAACAAAATAAGGAATTAGAAAATGTACTAGATTATGTTCAAAAAAGATATGATAGAATAGTTTTAATGGGAGATAGTTCAGGAGGGAATTTAATATTATCTCAAATTTTAAAAAGAAGGGATGAGCACAAAAAGTTACCAGATGGACTAGTACTATTATCGCCATGGACAGATTTAACTAATACGGTAAAGAGTAGAAAAGATAATTTTACAAAAGATGTACTATTTGGTAAGACTTATCCTAAACTATTATTGAATAATCCATATATAGAAGATGTAAAAGATAAAACTAATCCATATATTTCACCAGTGTATGGAGATTATCATAATTTTCCTAAGACATTAATACAGTGTGGAAGTACAGAACTTTTACTAGATGATTCAAGAATAGTTTATGAAAATATGAAGAAAAATAAGGTTGATGCTAAACTAGAAATATATGATAATATGGTTCATGTATTCCAATTATTCGGTATATTCGATAGGACAGATGAGGCATTAAAAAATGTATCAAAATTTTTAGGAGGGATATATAAGTGA
- a CDS encoding alpha/beta hydrolase fold domain-containing protein — MDIDEKMIKAFSNRVKKEYEEFVYEGINVSKIRSMVGGYSSIDLAPNIQVRKEKNVYIYSKGQTNRVIFSIHGGGFYAGDVTSIQNCNKYIANNTNIDVISIDYTLAPTKQYPYIMYEIYDTIRENIEKYGYTTVYISGDSAGAMLALDVVLLNPSIFSYVFMYYPVIQIEKRANWSIKEYNLKEPCTYAKASIMQLKYSIDTMKKLYLPKEYNKDSMYINLLNIKKEDFNKLPKILVVKAEYDYFNLDIDDFCNKFNIECIEYKGMGHGFLEILGYVDSAKEVLDETIKRIK; from the coding sequence ATGGATATTGATGAAAAAATGATTAAGGCATTCAGTAATAGAGTAAAAAAAGAGTATGAAGAATTTGTGTATGAGGGTATAAATGTTTCTAAGATACGTTCTATGGTAGGAGGGTATAGTAGCATTGATTTAGCACCAAATATACAAGTAAGAAAAGAAAAAAATGTATATATATACTCAAAAGGTCAGACAAATAGGGTCATATTCTCAATACATGGTGGAGGCTTTTATGCTGGAGATGTAACTTCTATTCAAAATTGTAATAAATACATAGCGAATAACACCAACATAGATGTTATATCAATAGACTACACACTAGCACCTACAAAACAATATCCGTATATAATGTACGAAATATATGATACAATAAGGGAAAATATAGAAAAATATGGTTATACAACAGTATATATATCAGGTGACAGTGCAGGTGCAATGTTGGCACTAGATGTAGTGCTATTAAATCCTAGCATATTTTCATATGTTTTTATGTATTATCCAGTTATACAAATAGAAAAAAGAGCTAATTGGAGTATAAAAGAATATAACCTAAAAGAACCTTGTACTTATGCAAAGGCAAGTATAATGCAACTTAAATATTCTATAGACACCATGAAAAAGCTGTATCTCCCCAAAGAGTATAACAAAGATTCTATGTATATTAATCTATTAAATATTAAAAAGGAAGACTTTAATAAATTACCTAAAATATTAGTTGTTAAGGCTGAATATGATTATTTTAACTTAGATATAGATGATTTTTGTAATAAGTTTAATATAGAGTGCATAGAGTATAAAGGAATGGGGCATGGCTTTTTAGAAATTTTGGGCTATGTTGACAGTGCAAAAGAAGTATTAGATGAAACAATAAAGAGGATAAAATGA
- a CDS encoding ABC transporter permease gives MKNILKFLVKRIIASFITLLLIITITFVLLHKLPGDPFQGEKAIPPQIKANLMAKYNLDKPLSTQYKTYLEQLSKADLGLSMKERGRSVNSVIKESFPVSADLGIRAILFGLIVGIPLGILSALFRNKLIDRFSMIIAVIGISVPSFIIAGLLQLYAVNIHKEILINKLHLPLGRILLTGWDSPAKKILPVIALGLFIVAEIARLTRSKMIEIMEQDYIKLAIAKGVSPFKIVMTHALRNALLPIITIISPTIAGVLTGSFVIETMFGIPGLGKYYIGSIIDRDYTMVLGVTVFYAAFLILMMIIMDLVYALVDPKIKIGGGK, from the coding sequence ATGAAAAATATTTTAAAATTTTTAGTAAAGCGGATTATTGCCAGCTTTATTACCTTATTATTAATAATAACAATAACATTTGTATTATTACATAAATTACCTGGAGACCCATTTCAAGGTGAAAAAGCCATTCCGCCTCAAATTAAAGCAAATTTGATGGCAAAATACAATCTAGATAAACCTTTATCTACTCAATACAAAACTTACTTAGAACAGTTAAGTAAAGCTGATTTAGGATTATCTATGAAGGAAAGAGGTAGAAGTGTTAACTCAGTAATAAAGGAAAGCTTCCCTGTTTCAGCTGACTTAGGAATAAGAGCTATACTTTTTGGACTTATAGTCGGTATACCTCTTGGAATATTATCAGCATTATTCAGAAACAAACTTATTGACAGATTCTCAATGATTATAGCAGTAATAGGTATATCAGTACCAAGCTTCATAATAGCAGGTCTACTACAACTATATGCTGTAAATATACATAAAGAGATATTGATTAATAAGCTACATCTACCACTGGGTAGAATATTACTAACTGGTTGGGACAGCCCTGCTAAGAAGATATTGCCTGTAATAGCATTAGGACTATTCATAGTAGCAGAAATTGCAAGACTTACTAGAAGTAAAATGATAGAAATTATGGAACAAGACTATATTAAATTAGCAATAGCTAAGGGGGTTAGCCCATTTAAAATAGTAATGACACATGCTTTAAGAAATGCGTTATTACCAATTATTACAATAATATCACCTACAATAGCTGGTGTATTAACAGGTTCATTCGTTATAGAAACAATGTTTGGTATACCTGGACTTGGTAAATATTACATAGGAAGTATAATCGATAGAGACTATACAATGGTATTAGGTGTTACAGTCTTTTATGCAGCATTTTTAATACTTATGATGATAATAATGGATCTAGTTTATGCTTTAGTTGATCCTAAGATAAAAATTGGAGGGGGTAAATAA
- a CDS encoding NAD(+)/NADH kinase, protein MKVLIVKKDGIKIEKELEILKEYDIQIVDEYPEYILTFGGDGTILRALKYAIKYMVPILAVNFGRVGYMADIDSKYFRTRIEELLDNNFNLSKRYLLECSINDKKYYALNEIAFKFDRVGELVLYDEDKEISGFRGDGLIISTPTGSTAYAMSAGGSIIHPSVKVMNIVAIAPQYLGTRPLILPEKNLVVKSNAKIYIDGKQKSHFCPQVNVKYSDKYVQLIEPKDKNFYYILRKKLDWRGKK, encoded by the coding sequence ATGAAAGTTTTAATAGTAAAAAAAGATGGTATTAAAATAGAAAAGGAATTAGAAATATTAAAAGAGTATGATATACAAATTGTAGATGAATATCCAGAATATATACTAACATTTGGAGGAGATGGAACAATATTAAGGGCATTAAAATATGCAATAAAGTATATGGTTCCAATATTAGCTGTAAATTTTGGAAGAGTTGGATATATGGCTGACATAGATAGCAAGTATTTTAGAACTAGAATAGAAGAGTTATTGGATAACAACTTTAACTTAAGTAAGAGATACTTATTAGAATGTAGTATAAATGACAAGAAATACTATGCACTAAATGAAATAGCATTTAAATTTGATAGGGTTGGAGAATTAGTCCTATATGACGAAGACAAGGAAATTAGTGGATTTAGAGGCGATGGACTTATCATTTCAACTCCAACAGGATCAACAGCTTATGCAATGTCAGCAGGTGGTAGCATTATACATCCTAGTGTAAAGGTTATGAATATTGTTGCAATAGCACCTCAATATCTAGGAACAAGGCCATTAATATTGCCAGAAAAAAATCTAGTAGTAAAATCAAATGCAAAAATATATATAGATGGTAAGCAAAAATCACATTTTTGCCCCCAAGTTAATGTGAAATACTCTGATAAATATGTTCAATTAATAGAACCAAAAGATAAAAATTTTTACTATATACTAAGAAAAAAACTCGATTGGAGAGGTAAAAAATGA
- a CDS encoding SdpI family protein: MKYFFLVIDYLIPILLIISYPYWKKIANGPINNACGIRTKNSMKNQENWKRINMLCGKISMILGVVLFIFVSVVLYFNILPMEWNALMLTVICSCSFVFMCIYIDNKFDK, translated from the coding sequence ATGAAATACTTCTTTTTAGTAATTGATTACTTAATACCAATATTGTTGATTATTTCATATCCGTATTGGAAAAAAATAGCAAATGGTCCTATAAACAACGCATGTGGTATAAGAACTAAAAATTCGATGAAGAATCAAGAGAATTGGAAGAGAATAAATATGCTTTGCGGGAAAATATCAATGATTTTAGGAGTTGTTTTATTTATTTTTGTTTCAGTAGTTTTGTACTTTAATATATTACCAATGGAATGGAATGCACTTATGTTAACGGTAATATGTTCGTGTTCGTTTGTATTTATGTGCATATATATTGATAACAAATTTGACAAGTAA
- a CDS encoding MFS transporter, with protein sequence MEKNKKSLPLLILMSCITLMAILCELMPTSFLPQIGSVYGIGISETGRLVGIYALASAIFGIPLISYTVSWNRKKLLTILLIGFSISNLIVGFAPSFNIMLFGRLLGGLCAGTLWPMITGYGIKLVNKDEEGRAVTIIMSGITIGMSVGLPIMTIIGNLLSYRAIFLILGIALLVIAFLCYLKLPDIAGEKKDKSNSILTMLTNPGVFLVIVLTFLGVGANYGVYTFITNLIKDTSYPSIATAQLFIGIGSIISVILTMKFIDKHLHLMVLVLFVITAVVFLVFIFNRNLIVLHTLFFLWGLEFGSLSSIFQTATAHQVTNGVEVANSLQSSSFNFSIMIGSTITGYLVENSGVRAILLFAVVLSIIGFVISVLNKERFKVN encoded by the coding sequence ATGGAAAAAAATAAAAAAAGTTTGCCACTGCTTATACTCATGTCATGTATAACTTTAATGGCAATATTATGTGAACTTATGCCAACTAGTTTTTTACCACAAATAGGAAGCGTGTATGGTATAGGTATATCAGAAACAGGTAGATTAGTAGGTATCTATGCATTAGCATCTGCTATTTTTGGAATACCTTTAATTTCATATACTGTTTCGTGGAATAGAAAAAAACTATTAACTATACTTTTAATAGGTTTTTCAATTTCTAATTTAATTGTAGGTTTTGCACCATCTTTTAATATTATGCTATTTGGTAGACTATTAGGTGGACTTTGTGCAGGAACACTTTGGCCTATGATAACAGGTTATGGAATAAAATTAGTTAATAAGGATGAAGAAGGAAGAGCAGTTACAATAATTATGTCAGGTATAACAATAGGAATGTCTGTTGGACTACCTATTATGACTATTATAGGTAATCTTTTAAGTTATAGGGCAATATTTTTAATATTAGGAATTGCTTTACTTGTAATAGCTTTTTTATGTTATTTAAAATTACCTGATATAGCAGGAGAAAAAAAGGATAAAAGTAATTCAATTCTTACCATGCTTACAAATCCAGGTGTATTTTTAGTTATTGTCCTAACATTTTTAGGAGTAGGTGCAAACTATGGAGTCTATACCTTTATTACTAATCTAATAAAAGATACATCATATCCTAGTATTGCAACAGCACAGTTGTTTATAGGAATAGGTTCAATAATTTCTGTAATTCTAACTATGAAATTTATTGATAAACATCTACACCTTATGGTCCTAGTTTTGTTTGTAATAACAGCAGTAGTATTTCTAGTATTTATCTTTAATAGAAATTTAATAGTATTACATACATTGTTCTTCTTATGGGGACTAGAATTTGGATCATTAAGTAGTATATTTCAAACTGCAACAGCTCATCAAGTTACAAATGGAGTTGAAGTTGCTAATTCATTACAATCATCATCATTTAATTTTTCAATTATGATAGGTTCAACAATTACAGGATATTTAGTTGAAAATAGTGGAGTAAGAGCAATACTACTTTTTGCAGTTGTATTATCGATTATAGGGTTTGTTATTTCAGTTTTAAATAAGGAAAGATTTAAAGTTAATTGA
- the recN gene encoding DNA repair protein RecN, which yields MIKELTINNLAIIKNVQMEFDTNFAVITGETGAGKSLVLDGISLLLGKRSNVNDIMKDCDSLTVEGVIEISDNLKSNLETLVDDIDFSDNELIIYRKITKDGKTKININGKRVTLATLASITKQVVDIVGQHENQYLLDKSYHLSLLDEFLPNKINLKSIVNKIHDVNKKIEDLEEEKKAILEKKDLYEFSINEISELDLYEGLDEELEYKYKKSFDIGRITEALSILQGNLNEKILPSLKECIRPLHGVSEYENIQELLEKVESARELLNEVDSEIYIPEEEDDIEEINDKLNKINKLKFKYAGSITDILKYKKDLEEKLINFEYSDENIKKLKQEKEEYIKEYIEEAQKLSELRKDFSRKLEEMVNTELKELNMKEASFKIYFKNKDGFYTSGIDDVEFMIRTNKNQDYQKLAKIASGGEISRIMLALKIVFSRVDKLETLVFDEIDAGISGQTVKLVADKLKQLSNNVQVICVTHSPNIAAKAREQFMIYKKNSETKIKKLDSEQRVQEIARIVAGDNITSALVEHVKEMMSE from the coding sequence ATGATAAAAGAGTTGACGATAAATAATTTAGCGATAATAAAGAATGTGCAAATGGAGTTTGATACAAATTTCGCAGTAATAACAGGTGAAACTGGAGCAGGGAAGTCACTAGTATTAGATGGTATATCCTTACTATTAGGAAAAAGATCTAATGTAAATGACATAATGAAAGATTGTGACAGTTTAACTGTTGAGGGTGTTATTGAAATAAGTGATAATTTAAAGTCTAATTTAGAAACACTTGTAGATGATATAGATTTTAGCGATAATGAATTAATAATATACAGAAAAATTACAAAAGATGGTAAGACAAAGATAAATATAAATGGCAAAAGAGTAACATTAGCAACACTAGCTAGTATTACAAAACAAGTAGTTGATATAGTTGGTCAACATGAAAACCAATATCTATTAGACAAATCATATCATTTGTCTTTACTTGATGAATTTTTACCTAATAAAATTAATTTAAAAAGCATAGTTAATAAGATACATGATGTTAATAAAAAAATTGAAGACTTAGAAGAAGAAAAGAAAGCTATTTTAGAAAAAAAGGACTTATATGAATTTAGTATAAATGAAATTTCAGAATTAGATCTATACGAAGGATTAGATGAAGAATTAGAGTATAAGTATAAAAAAAGCTTTGACATAGGTAGAATAACAGAAGCACTAAGTATATTACAAGGTAATCTAAATGAGAAGATATTGCCTAGTTTAAAAGAATGTATAAGACCACTACATGGAGTAAGTGAGTATGAAAATATACAAGAGCTATTAGAAAAAGTAGAAAGTGCTAGAGAATTACTAAATGAAGTAGATTCTGAAATATATATTCCAGAAGAAGAAGATGATATAGAAGAAATTAATGATAAATTAAATAAAATTAACAAATTAAAGTTTAAGTATGCTGGAAGTATTACTGACATCTTGAAGTATAAGAAAGACTTAGAAGAAAAATTAATTAATTTTGAATATTCAGATGAGAATATAAAAAAGCTTAAACAAGAAAAAGAAGAATACATAAAAGAATATATAGAAGAAGCCCAAAAATTAAGCGAGCTTAGAAAAGATTTTTCTAGAAAATTAGAAGAAATGGTAAATACTGAGTTGAAAGAACTAAATATGAAGGAAGCTTCATTCAAAATATACTTTAAAAACAAAGATGGATTCTATACCTCAGGTATAGATGATGTAGAATTTATGATAAGAACAAATAAGAATCAAGATTATCAAAAATTAGCTAAGATAGCATCTGGTGGAGAAATATCAAGAATAATGCTAGCATTAAAGATAGTATTTTCTAGAGTTGATAAGCTTGAAACTTTAGTGTTTGATGAAATTGATGCAGGTATTTCAGGGCAAACTGTTAAGCTTGTAGCTGATAAGTTAAAACAATTATCAAATAATGTTCAAGTCATATGTGTAACACACTCACCTAATATAGCAGCAAAAGCTAGGGAACAATTTATGATATACAAGAAAAATTCAGAAACAAAGATAAAGAAATTAGATTCAGAACAAAGAGTACAAGAAATTGCAAGAATAGTTGCTGGAGATAATATTACTAGTGCCTTAGTAGAACACGTAAAAGAAATGATGAGTGAGTAG